The sequence TTGCGCCTCAGCGACGACACCGTGCTGTCGACCGGCGCTACCGAGTGGGTGTTTGTCGATGCCATTACCCATCGCCCCCGCACCATTCCCGCTTCGGTTTCAGGCTGCTTTGACGTAGTAGCCGACCCAGAAAACGGCTAAGCGCCGCAGTATCTCGCCGGACCGACCCCACCCGTTTTAGCCAGGGCTAGGCCTCCAACGCTCTAGTCAAGCGCGGAGGCCCAAGGCGCAGGTTCTCTAGGGCGCGGCCCCTAGAAGGGGATGTCGTCGTAGCTGGGGTTAGCAGCGGGTTCGGCAGGGGTTGGCATTGGGGCCGGGGTCGCCACTGGGCGAGAGGCCGCCGGGCTGGGGGTAGCCGATGGGGCTGGCACGGCGGCAGGCGGGGCCATGGGCATGGTGCTCAGTTCACCTACGTTGTAGATGCGCTGCACGGTCATTTCTACCTGTTTTTCTTTGAACCCCTCCGAGCGCTCGACTACATTCATAGCCAAACGACCTTCGAGCATGACCCGCTGCCCGGCCTGGTACTGGGCCTGAATGTCTTGAGCCAGGTTGCCCCAGCCCACTACCTTCATTTGAGAGGAGGGGTCACCTTCTCTCAGACCGGGAAACTGCACCATAAATTCGGCCACTGGGGTTTGGTTGTCAGAGGTGTAGCGCAGCTGGGGCGACTGCAGAATCTCGGCCATGATCAGGCAATTGTTCATAGTGGCATGGGCTCCTTGATCCCCTGTTCTTTGTCGATGAAGGTCTGAACGTGATCCTGATACTTGGTGATAGTGCCGTCAAGCCATTCCCGGTTTTGGCTGTTGGCGTAGATGTGCACCAGCGGTTCGCCAGCATCGGGCAGTACCAGCACCCAGTCATCGGGGTTGTCACCCAAAATTTTAACCCCATCAATCAGCTCTAGGCGCTCAGGCGGGTTTTCTTCAACTAAGTAGCGCATCAGTGCCCCCTTCACTGTCCAGGGGCAGCGCAGGGTTTGCATACGGTAGGCCATGCGGGGCAGCTCTGACCAGATTTGCCCCAGCGATCGCTGCTGCAAGCTCAAAATCTCAATGAGCTTGGCAATGCAGAACATGGCGTCGAAACCGGGGTGTAG is a genomic window of Nodosilinea sp. E11 containing:
- a CDS encoding single-stranded DNA-binding protein, whose translation is MNNCLIMAEILQSPQLRYTSDNQTPVAEFMVQFPGLREGDPSSQMKVVGWGNLAQDIQAQYQAGQRVMLEGRLAMNVVERSEGFKEKQVEMTVQRIYNVGELSTMPMAPPAAVPAPSATPSPAASRPVATPAPMPTPAEPAANPSYDDIPF